One part of the Coturnix japonica isolate 7356 chromosome 22, Coturnix japonica 2.1, whole genome shotgun sequence genome encodes these proteins:
- the LOC107323732 gene encoding lysine-specific demethylase hairless-like, giving the protein MDASDPPDPPDPNMDLLPAVPITLADRSEGGSPVPPPPPKGSVHSGSLCALLASTAVRLCPGRPSPRMAFAPVAPDPHSDSRVPAILERIIARVVERKIQERDGGTAGPCAPPPGTPPTHQLLAPGGQLWLHDPPHANSYGLFRQHWRQGQLDPALGGPGWLFPRGGGQQELEVTELRGHRRKRVGSSEFWDGFGTSAAQPGPSELLKLECSIGDTQQRRVALPFPEYCDPHGQLNLVSHLQTWPGWMRPRVCAAYGE; this is encoded by the exons ATGGACGCCTCGgacccccccgacccccccgACCCCAACATGGATCTGCTCCCGGCCGTGCCCATTACACTCG CCGATCGCAGTGAGGGGGGGTCCCCGgtgccgcccccccccccaaaaggTTCGGTCCATTCGGGGTCGCTCTGTGCCCTGTTGGCTTCCACCGCCGTCCGGCTGTGCCCGGGCCGCCCCTCGCCCCGTATGGCCTTCGCCCCCGTCGCCCCCGACCCGCACAGC gacAGCCGTGTCCCCGCCATCCTGGAGCGCATCATCGCCCGGGTTGTGGAGCGGAAGATCCAGGAGCGGGACGGGGGAACGGCCGGACCCtgcgcccccccccccgggaCCCCCCCCACGCACCAGCTCCTCGCGCCGGGGGGGCAACTGTGGCTGCACGACCCCCCCCACGCCAACAGCTACGGGCTGTTCCGGCAGCACTGGAGGCAGGGACag TTGGACCCGGCGCTGGGGGGGCCCGGGTGGTTGTTTCCCCGCgggggggggcagcaggagctggaggtgaCGGAGCTGCGGGGGCACAGACGGAAACGGGTCGGAAGCAGCGAGTTCTGGGATGGATTCGGAACCAGCGCGG cgcAGCCCGGCCCCTCGGAGCTGCTGAAGCTGGAGTGCAGCATCGGGGACACGCAGCAGCGCCG GGTCGCGCTGCCGTTCCCGGAGTATTGCGACCCCCACGGACAACTCAACCTCGTGTCCCACCTGCAGACATGGCCGGGATGGATGCGGCCCCGCGTCTGTGCGGCGTATGGTGAGTGA